ACTTAAATAGATTAAACAGCCAACTATAACTGACACATCAATGCAAATAAAGGGAAGATTATAGACAGCAAATGAAATCGCTTGAACATCATCAGTTAAGGTTGCAAGTAAACGGCTTGCACCAATTTCTTCAAGGTGACGTAGTGGAGAGGCGAGAATCCAACGACTTAAGCGAAGTCTTAACCGATAAACAGCATCTTGAGCAAGGTCAACCAGTAAAAATCGAGAAATCAGACTGCTAAAGAGAGTTGCAATTGCAAGACCGAGAAAACCCAAAAACAAAGTCTCAATTGATGTATCTTGACGATTGAGAGCGCTATTGATAAAGGCAAGCAAAGCCGCACTACAGATACCGCTAATCGATCCAGTCAGTGCTGCTATTGCAATATGCTTCCAAGATTCCCGCAAGAGAAATTGGGTGAGATTCATGAAAATTTATTTCAAAATATGTTCCTCTTCGGTCATATCGCTTATGATATCTTGCCGATCTAACCTATGAGTATCTTTACTTTTGTCATATTGTTCCATAAACCGTAGCATCCCAACATGACCCAAGGCTTCAGTCAATGCTTTTAGTCCCATTTGCCTAATTTGCTCTTGAGTTAACTGGCTAACATCTAGCGTTGGCATAGGTGTGTATTTAAGTGATGTATCTGAACCTTCCACTTGTGCTTGCTGTCGTCTTGCCTTGATTTCAGCAACAATTTCGCTAAGAGTAGGATTGCCCAAAATTTTATCCCTATCTCTTGTATAATCACCGCTGCCTTGGTTATATTGCTGCATAAATCGTAGCATTCCTGCAGGACCGAGACATTTAGCTAGCGCCTCTAGTCCTATTTGCATAAGCTGCGATTGAGTCAAGTCACTCAGGTTTGTCATTTGTCACCTCTATTAACCATTGGCATGGGTTTCCTACTCTTACTTTTAACAATTTCTGATGCCTTGCTGCTAAACGTAACATTCTATCATCCGTTGTCAGCAAAATATCGGCTTTTCCTGCTTCTGCACAGGCAATGTGTAATGCATCAAAATCTTTGAAGCCTATTTCAATGAGTTCTAGACCACGAGTTTCAATTTGTTCTGCGATCAGTATTTTAGCTTTCGCTGAAGCTATCCATAATTGGATCTGCTTTTTTCTCTCAGCATCAGAAGCACCTTTCAACTCAATGTCTATCGCTTCACTTCCAAGTAACTGCCATTCACCTCTTTGACATCCAGTTAAAATTGCCGCTACTGCTTCGGATTCCAAGCGAATTCTTTCTTGCGCCTGGTCATCAAAGGGACGGTTGAAGCAGCATACATCTAAATAAATTGAAAATGTCATCGGTACACTTGCTAGGTATTATATTTAATCTGCATGATTTTCTGCACGGTTAAACATTTATCTAGTAAACATGAACTATGGCACAGAAATACCGCATTACCTTACTTCCTGGCGATGGCATTGGACCTGAAATTATTGCAGTGGCGGTAGACGTGCTGAAAGTGGTGGGTCAAAAATTTGATATCCAGTTTGAATTTCAAGAAGCACTGATTGGCGGCTCTGCTATTGACGCAACGGGTGAACCCCTACCAAAGGATTCTCTAGAGATTTGTCGCAACAGCGATGCTGTCTTACTAGCAGCTATTGGCGGTTATAAATGGGATTCTCTACCATCTCATTTACGTCCAGAAGCGGGTTTATTGGGGCTGCGATCGCAATTGGGGTTATTTGCCAATTTGCGTCCTGCAACAATTCTGCCCCAGTTGATTGATGCTTCGTCCTTAAAACGAGAGGTGGTTGAAGGGGTTGATATTTTGGTGGTGCGAGAACTCACTGGTGGAATCTACTTTGGTCAACCAAAAGGCATTTTTACTACTGAAACGGGTGAAAAGCGGGGTGTAAATACAATGGCTTACACCGAATCCGAAATCGATCGCATTGGACGTGTAGCTTTTGAAGCATCAAGAAAACGTAATCGTAAACTTTGTTCTGTTGATAAGGCAAACGTTTTAGAAGTTTCTCAACTTTGGAGAAGTCACATAACTCAACTTGCTCAAGAGTATCCGGATGTGGAGCTAACTCATATGTATGTAGATAATGCAGCCATGCAGTTGTTACGCGCCCCCAAGCAGTTCGATACCATAGTTACGGGAAATCTGTTTGGCGATATTCTTTCGGATGCAGCTGCTATGCTGACTGGCAGTATTGGGATGTTACCTTCTGCGAGTTTAGGTTCTTCTAACCCAGGAGTTTTTGAACCCGTACACGGTTCCGCCCCAGATATTGCAGGACAAGACAAAGCAAATCCTTTAGCGCAGGTCTTGAGTGCCGCAATGATGCTCCGTTATGGCTTAAACCAGTCGGCAGCAGCAGATTATGTTGAAAAGGGAGTGTTACAAGTTTTACAGAGAGGTGCTCGCACTGGAGATATAATATCTCCGGGTATGAATTTATTGGGCTGCCGCGCTATGGGTGCTGCCTTGATTCAAGTTCTTGAAGAAGAGTAATTTCACCTATCAAGAACAAGGAAATTTTGGCATACCTTTGCCAAAACTTTCGGATAAACTATAAGACAAACCTACAACAAGATTCAGTGAGTGGTGTACGCTTTAAAACAAGGACAAGCTAACTACAGCAATCAAAAAAACCAGCCAGCTTTGATCGATCCAACCGTCATCAGAGCCGCAGGACAAATTTATCACGTTTACTGTGAGGTACATCCCGAAATGAGCGGACAACCTTCAGGAGTCGCAATTAATCGGTACAATCACCGAGGAAAAGTGATTTTTACGCACCAACCAGTTCTTCTGCCAGATGAGTGTTTTATTCCTTTGACCCAAATTGAATCGTATACGTACTAAATGGTCATTAGTCATTGGTCATTAGTCATTAGTCATTGGTTACTCATCTTTTTACAAAGGACAAATGACAAATGACACTCTCTCAAATTACAAACGAAGAGGACAAATGACAAAGGACAAATGACACAATGGACATCTTAATAATTGTCCAGGCGAGTTTCATCGTATTCGCTCTGGGTGCTTCTGTTGGCAGCTTTATCAACGTTGTAGTTTATAGACTACCTGCTGGGCTGTCTGTACTTTGGCCTCCTTCTCGCTGTCCCCACTGCCTCAACCAGCTCAAGCCCAAGGATAATGTTCCAGTACTGGGATGGCTGTGGTTAAAAGGACGTTGTCGTTATTGCAAAAGTAAAATTTCTCTCCGTTACCCTCTGGTAGAAGGGGTAACGGCTATTATTTTTTTATTAGTTTTTTGGATCTTTAAATTTTCACCGCTAACCATTGGTTATTGGGCGTTTTGCAGTTGGTTATTAGCGCTATCGCTGATTGATTTGGATACTATGACCTTACCCAATTCACTGACTAAATCGGGTTTGGTATTGGGAATTGCTTTTCAAATGACGATCGGTTATTTACCAACAGCAAGTTGGGAGGAATTGGCAAATCACTTGATGATAGCAGTTATTGGAGCCGTTCTGGGCTTGTGGTTGTTTGATGCGATCGCCATTATTGGTTCAGTTGTCTTTGGAAAAACCGCTATGGGTGGAGGGGACGCCAAATTAGCAGCCATGATGGGTGCATGGTTGGGTTGGAAGTATTTACTTGTAGCTAGCTTTCTTGCCTGTGTGGTAGGAGTATTAGTGGGTGGAGGTGGAATTGTACTATCGCAACGCCGATGGGGACAAAAGATGCCTTTTGGACCTTATCTTGCTTTAGGAGCATTCATCACGATATTTGGTGGTGAAACAATCTTGTCTAGTTACTTGCGGTTGTTTTTACCAGAATAGGGAGTGGGGAGTGGTGAGTGGGGAATAGGGAATAAGAAAATTTCCTTACTCCCTACTCCCTACTCCCTACTCCCTATTCCCCCAACTGTAAATCTCGTCACCCCATCTACCTTTGAGCTTTTGATAAGATTATATTGTGACTTGGATTACGCTGTTAACAACAAGTTCCCGTTGGCAAGCAGAACTTATGCAAGAGCTGCTTGCGGCTCATAACATACCAACAAAAATTATTGATTTGGGGGTGAAGTCTTATTTGGGGGCTGGGACTCCAGCAGCTTTACAGGTACGTTTACAAGATAAGTGGGCTGTCTTGTTGCTATTAAGTCCCTACGAAGACGAGCAAGAGACTTGAATTTGATTACGTATTTTCGTTAAGCTGGCAACTAAAGATGCATGCGAAAAGTCGGGTCTGCTTACAAGACGAATTTGAAAAAATAGTTATTAGTGGTTTGTCATTTGTCATTTGTCATATTTATTAACAAAGGACAAATGACCAATGACCAAGGACAATAAAAGCTGCTTGACCTATTTTCGACATATTACTCTCAGATAACATACAAATGGCAAACAACGAAGAATCACGCGGTTTAAAGTCTCTCTTAGATTGGTTTGCGAATCGACGGAAGTCAGGGTCTACTACCCCAGAACGTCAAGAACGTGAGATTGCTGATGGTTTATGGCACAAATGCCCTAACTGTTGTGTCTTAACCTATACCAAAGACCTCAGAGCAAACCAAATGGTTTGTGTGGAGTGCGGACATCACAATAGAGTTGATTGTGATGAGCGAATTCGTCAGTTGATAGATGCAAACACTTGGGGATCTATAGACGATCGCTTGCGTCCTAGCGATCCTTTGCAATTTCGCGATCGCAAACCCTATAGCGATCGCTTGCGAGAGACTCAGGAAAAACTCGGTTTAGTAGATGCTGTTAAAACAGGTTTGGGTCAAATAGACGGTTTACCCATAGCTTTAGGCGTAATGGATTTCCGATTTATGGGTGGAAGCATGGGGTCTGTTGTGGGAGAAAAACTGACTCGTTTGATTGAGCAAGCCACACAGCGACGTTATCCCGTAGTCATTATTTGTACCTCTGGTGGAGCTAGGATGCAAGAAGGAATGCTTTCCCTCATGCAGATGGCAAAAATATCCGCCGCCTTGCAACGTCATCGGGATGAAAAGCTGTTGTACATTCCCGTGTTAACCAATCCCACCACTGGTGGTGTCACGGCTAGTTTTGCGATGTTAGGAGATGTCATTTTGGCAGAGCCAAAAGCAACAATTGGTTTTGCCGGTCGGCGCGTGATTGAGCAAACTCTACGGGAAAAACTGCCAGAGGAGTTTCAAACAGCAGAAGACTTACTGAAGCACGGTTTTGTAGACGACATTGTACCCCGAACTCAGTTAAAAAAGATACTAGCACAGTTGATTGCCTTGCACCAACCAATCTCACTGACAACAGCAGCTCAAACACACAATGTTGTAGTTTGGGAGACAAGACCTTTTAGTTCGACAGTAGCTGAATAATCTAATGGCTAATGGAGACAAGATTTTTTAGTTCCACAGTGGCTGAATAACCTTATCTTGTAGGGTGGGCGTCCTCGCCCGCCCTGTCTGATACGTTATCATTTGCTAGAATCTTTAACCAACTCACCTTTTATTTGTAAAAAAGCAGCTTCTTCTAATTGAATTCTTTCTTGAATCACACGAATAAGCCAAGCCTCTACATTAGGTTCTCGATGTAAGTTAGCAAAGAAAACAGCTTTAGTAGCAACTTCACTGGGAAGAAATACAGAAGTAGAATTTTTCTGAACAAATATACTTGATTCCCAAGCTGATTCATCGTTAGCTTGTTGCTCAACTATTTGGTCAATTTCTTCTTCCGAAAGTAAGGAATCATTCATCTCATTATTTCTATTCATATTTGCCATCCGGTAATAATGCGAACTACATTGTTTGGCTTAAGTTGGAAAATAATTTTGAGTTTACGTCCGCTGTAGGATTGCCCAATTAGTTGATAGCGGTCATTGTAGGATTTATTTCGCCGTATTTGGTAATTTGAAAAGAAACATTCAACAGATTCATTAAACGAGACTCCATGCTCTGCTAGTTTGTCTTTTTCAAAATCATACTCAAAATCGTAAGGAGTGAAATCATCCCACTTTACCACTGTCTTAACATATAAGTTACTAAACAATAAAGCTAGAATAACATTAAGTTAATAAACTATTCCCTTCGTGCTATAGCAATCCTATTTGATTTTTGAACTACACATAGGTAGGGCTAAAGCCCACCAACTAAAGCTTGTGTGCGGCATAGCCCTACCTACAGTACTTAAAGTTTTTCGTAAATCATTTAGGATTCCTATTGATTTATATCCCACATTCCGCGCCTTTCTAATTCTGCTTTCAGGTGCGGGTGGTTTTTCAGATCCGGGCCAATTGCAAGTATTGAACTGGCGAGATTCCGTGTGATCGCCACTAATAAACATCATCACAAATACGTCGCCTGTAGTCATCTTGAACCATACCGTTGTTAGGGTTGCTCAAATAAGAACGCGCCCAGTTACAACCGCGTTTTAATAAATCATCAAGATTCAAATTCCATAAAATCACAGTCTTATCATCACTAGCAGAAGCAATAGTTTGTCCATCAGGACTAAAACTCACGCTAGTCACCGAAGCTGTATGCCCGGTCAAGGCAGTAATTAAAATACCATCTCGCCTCCATATTTTTACTGTTTTATCAACACCAACAGAAGCGAGAGTTTGACCATCAGGACTGAAACTGACACTATAAACTGCGGCACTATGTCCCCTCAAAGTCGCTATCAAACTGCCATCACCAGATCTCCAGAGTTTGATAGTATTATCATCACTAGCAGTTGCAATAGTTTGTCCATCAGGGCTAAAAGTAACGGTATATACCTTAGCATTATGACCTTCCAGAGTGTTTCTTAAATTACCATCTTGTCGCCAGAGTTTTACAGTTCCATCCCAACTCGCAGAAGCAAGAGTTTTTCCATCAGGGCTGAATGCAACTGCTCGGACTGCTTGACTATGCCCGGTAATGGTTTTGTAAGGCTGGGTTTCAAATCTACCTTGACGATTTCGCCGCCATAGCTTTACAGTTTTGTCACTACCCCCAGAAGCGATGGTTTGTCCGTCTGGGCTGAAGGCGACTCCCCGAACCTCATCTTGATGCCCGATCAGAGTGTCAATTAAACTACCATCGTTCCTTTTCCAAAGTTTGATAGTTTTGTCAGCACTGGCAGAAGCGATAATTTCTCCATCTGGGCTAAACGCAACTCCCCGCACCTCATCCTGATGTCCTATCAAAGTATGCGCTAAGCTGCCATCGCTCGTTTTCCAAAGTTTGATAGTTTTGTCTAAACTAGCAGAGGCGATAGTTTGTCCATCCGGGCTGAAGAAAATTGCTCTCACTGGTTGGATGTGACCCTTGAGGGTGTTAATAAAGTTACCACGGGGTCGCCAAAGTTGAACTACGCCATCAGCACTAGCAGTTGCGATCGCTCCTCCTCTAGGGTGGAAACTGATGTCAGTCACTCCCGCACTGTGACCATTCAAAGTCGTTATCGAGCTACCATCTCGTCTCCAGAGTTTAACATTTCCATCCCAACAGGTAGAAGCAATGGTTTGACCGTCTGGGCTGAAGCTAACACCAGTGACTGTCTCTATGCATCCTGTAAAGATAGTATTTGATAGAGTGCCATCCAAATTCCAAAGTTTTAAAGTTTTATCATCTCCAACAGAAGCAATAGTTCTTCCATCTGGACTAAAAGCAACAGAACGAACCTCAGCATTATGATCGGTTAAACTAGTCACTAAACTACCATCACTTGCTTTCCAAAGTTTGATAGTTTTATCCTTACTAGCAGAAACAATTGTTTGACCATCCGGGCTAAAGCTCACACTGACAACTGCATCTTGATGACCGATAAGCGTTTTGTAAGGACGAGTTTGAAACTTACCTCCACTGGCTTTCCAAAGTTTGATAGTTTTGTCAAAGCTAGCTGAGGCAATTGTTTGACCATCCGAGCTAAAACTCACACTTCTAACACCATTCGTATGCCCGTTCAAAGTAGTCATTAAACTGCCATCACTGACTCTCCAAAGTTTGACAGTTTTATCTAAACTAGCAGAAGCAATTGTTTGCCCATCCGGGCTAAAACTCACACTGTAAACATCTTCGCCATGTTCGTCGAGAGTCGCCATCAAGCTACCATCTCGCCGCCAAAGATTGATGGTTTTGTCAGCACTTGCAGAAGCCAGTATTTGACCATCCGGACTAAAACTGACACCCCAAACAGCAGCGCTATGTTTGGTCAGGTGGTTGAGTTCTCTAGTCCCGTATAAAATTTGTTGCAATCCTGTCACCACCTCTATCTTGGTATCAGGTTCTGCATTGCCAGATTTTTCCAAAAGTCGCAGTTGTTTAGCAGCTTCTAAACTAGAAGTCAATCCCTCTAATTGGAGATTAGAAGCAAAAATGGCTCTAGCACTAGCACTAGTCGCTTTGATTTTGGCGTTTGTTTCACTGATATTTGTTCGCCACCAAGCCACTCCTGCTGCACCCGCCAGCATTAAAGCAACAACCAAACTGCCAGTTAACCCTAATATAATACCCCTACGCAAGCGATCGCGTTGTTTGCGTTCTCTATGTCGCAATCCCAAACTTGCTTCTATAAATGACTTTTCCGATATCAACTCGTTTGCACGCTTTTGCGACCATTCTTCGGCGTCAGCCAACGGCTTTCCCCGTAACAACGAATCATCATCCCGACCATTGATATGCCACTGGTGCATAGCTGACCGCAATCCCTGCAGCCATGTCCGAAAGTCGCGGTCTAACTCAATCCACTGACGCAAGCGTTCCCATTCTCGAATTAAAGCTTCATGGACAATTTCTACAGTTTCTTTACCCGTCGCCTCATCACGTCCTGTCACAACTAAACGCTCTGAAGCAAGACGAATCACCAAATTCCAATTGCCGTTTCCCACCTCCTCCCGAGTAGCTAAACGTCTGGTTTCCTCCGTACCTTCCCCCAGACGCACTAACTGAAGAAAAACCCGTCTTGCTTGTTCTTTCTCCAATTCATTCAATCTGGCATAAACTTGTTCGGCATAACTAGCGACAGATG
This genomic interval from Scytonema hofmannii PCC 7110 contains the following:
- a CDS encoding CHAT domain-containing protein, whose protein sequence is MRKLLVLKLDGDLEKVVRVTLAIEEENNRLGTEVTGYLPANPNLAIAINRWRVNYLSLGTSSRVQAVGAARRWRSDCNRSASELRQSLNQWLLSESFRPIRDKCLQHLMPHNEVRVLIRTSSQSLLKLPWHLWDLIDSNSFAEVALSTPDVEPRTTVKTPTLPDKVKILAILGNSTGIDIQQDRQVLENLYNAETTFLVEPKRQEINNYLWEKSWDILFFAGHSGVEGESGRICINQTESLTIDELRYALRNAVDNGLQLAIFNSCEGMELAFELQQLHIPQIIVMREPVPDVVAQAFVTYFLPAFASGKPLYLAEREARLRLHGLEYQFPCASWLPAIFQNPATVPPRWKDLGRRPTDKCPYRGLFAFREEDAPFFFGRESFSHILLEAVNSKPLVAVIGPSGSGKSSVVFAGLIPRLRQEGHWRIVSFRPGTKPFHALAAALISQQELYTKSDQLEEITQLADYLLYEENSLRFVLQSILRKSSGTRLLLVVDQFEELYTLCQDTQKRQAFLDRLIEATNLNNFTVMLTLRADFLAQSLSYRPFADALQYRDLKLGPMNREELQATVEKPAGLFGVTLESGLTERIIEAVSASAGDLPLLEFALQELWAKQSNAQLLHATYNEIGGVKTSVASYAEQVYARLNELEKEQARRVFLQLVRLGEGTEETRRLATREEVGNGNWNLVIRLASERLVVTGRDEATGKETVEIVHEALIREWERLRQWIELDRDFRTWLQGLRSAMHQWHINGRDDDSLLRGKPLADAEEWSQKRANELISEKSFIEASLGLRHRERKQRDRLRRGIILGLTGSLVVALMLAGAAGVAWWRTNISETNAKIKATSASARAIFASNLQLEGLTSSLEAAKQLRLLEKSGNAEPDTKIEVVTGLQQILYGTRELNHLTKHSAAVWGVSFSPDGQILASASADKTINLWRRDGSLMATLDEHGEDVYSVSFSPDGQTIASASLDKTVKLWRVSDGSLMTTLNGHTNGVRSVSFSSDGQTIASASFDKTIKLWKASGGKFQTRPYKTLIGHQDAVVSVSFSPDGQTIVSASKDKTIKLWKASDGSLVTSLTDHNAEVRSVAFSPDGRTIASVGDDKTLKLWNLDGTLSNTIFTGCIETVTGVSFSPDGQTIASTCWDGNVKLWRRDGSSITTLNGHSAGVTDISFHPRGGAIATASADGVVQLWRPRGNFINTLKGHIQPVRAIFFSPDGQTIASASLDKTIKLWKTSDGSLAHTLIGHQDEVRGVAFSPDGEIIASASADKTIKLWKRNDGSLIDTLIGHQDEVRGVAFSPDGQTIASGGSDKTVKLWRRNRQGRFETQPYKTITGHSQAVRAVAFSPDGKTLASASWDGTVKLWRQDGNLRNTLEGHNAKVYTVTFSPDGQTIATASDDNTIKLWRSGDGSLIATLRGHSAAVYSVSFSPDGQTLASVGVDKTVKIWRRDGILITALTGHTASVTSVSFSPDGQTIASASDDKTVILWNLNLDDLLKRGCNWARSYLSNPNNGMVQDDYRRRICDDVY
- a CDS encoding prepilin peptidase, which produces MDILIIVQASFIVFALGASVGSFINVVVYRLPAGLSVLWPPSRCPHCLNQLKPKDNVPVLGWLWLKGRCRYCKSKISLRYPLVEGVTAIIFLLVFWIFKFSPLTIGYWAFCSWLLALSLIDLDTMTLPNSLTKSGLVLGIAFQMTIGYLPTASWEELANHLMIAVIGAVLGLWLFDAIAIIGSVVFGKTAMGGGDAKLAAMMGAWLGWKYLLVASFLACVVGVLVGGGGIVLSQRRWGQKMPFGPYLALGAFITIFGGETILSSYLRLFLPE
- a CDS encoding DUF2007 domain-containing protein; its protein translation is MTWITLLTTSSRWQAELMQELLAAHNIPTKIIDLGVKSYLGAGTPAALQVRLQDKWAVLLLLSPYEDEQET
- a CDS encoding BrnT family toxin, with translation MVKWDDFTPYDFEYDFEKDKLAEHGVSFNESVECFFSNYQIRRNKSYNDRYQLIGQSYSGRKLKIIFQLKPNNVVRIITGWQI
- the leuB gene encoding 3-isopropylmalate dehydrogenase produces the protein MAQKYRITLLPGDGIGPEIIAVAVDVLKVVGQKFDIQFEFQEALIGGSAIDATGEPLPKDSLEICRNSDAVLLAAIGGYKWDSLPSHLRPEAGLLGLRSQLGLFANLRPATILPQLIDASSLKREVVEGVDILVVRELTGGIYFGQPKGIFTTETGEKRGVNTMAYTESEIDRIGRVAFEASRKRNRKLCSVDKANVLEVSQLWRSHITQLAQEYPDVELTHMYVDNAAMQLLRAPKQFDTIVTGNLFGDILSDAAAMLTGSIGMLPSASLGSSNPGVFEPVHGSAPDIAGQDKANPLAQVLSAAMMLRYGLNQSAAADYVEKGVLQVLQRGARTGDIISPGMNLLGCRAMGAALIQVLEEE
- the accD gene encoding acetyl-CoA carboxylase, carboxyltransferase subunit beta, which produces MANNEESRGLKSLLDWFANRRKSGSTTPERQEREIADGLWHKCPNCCVLTYTKDLRANQMVCVECGHHNRVDCDERIRQLIDANTWGSIDDRLRPSDPLQFRDRKPYSDRLRETQEKLGLVDAVKTGLGQIDGLPIALGVMDFRFMGGSMGSVVGEKLTRLIEQATQRRYPVVIICTSGGARMQEGMLSLMQMAKISAALQRHRDEKLLYIPVLTNPTTGGVTASFAMLGDVILAEPKATIGFAGRRVIEQTLREKLPEEFQTAEDLLKHGFVDDIVPRTQLKKILAQLIALHQPISLTTAAQTHNVVVWETRPFSSTVAE
- a CDS encoding ABC transporter transmembrane domain-containing protein produces the protein MNLTQFLLRESWKHIAIAALTGSISGICSAALLAFINSALNRQDTSIETLFLGFLGLAIATLFSSLISRFLLVDLAQDAVYRLRLRLSRWILASPLRHLEEIGASRLLATLTDDVQAISFAVYNLPFICIDVSVIVGCLIYLSWLSWFVFAFTFLFLALAIGGVQLLIVRAKYYMKFARDEQDRLFQHFRTITAGIKELKLHAEREEAFFHEELTYTAKSVRNYRVTSLKILAIAMSLGEV